Proteins found in one Pelmatolapia mariae isolate MD_Pm_ZW linkage group LG7, Pm_UMD_F_2, whole genome shotgun sequence genomic segment:
- the LOC134631726 gene encoding G-protein coupled receptor-associated protein LMBRD2B-like — protein MTRGFKHAIHLDDVAKKENSSTHQFVHSFPLSEPAGWLSRYIYILTVSCYSFPLGASGSDIEDVAVVWSKCTFFTFFSTWPVLSLIVIRLAERLQLPVHRGCPVVSLLPCLIHMDSAISHHNKLQTAHTSQDNDPKHTAKVIRNYLQCKEEQEVLEVMVRPPQSSDLNIIECVWDYMKRQKGLRKPVSTENLCLRTRCLDLLGFQQFMEDSEMTSDLMDEGKELNRQGQ, from the exons aTGACGAG GGGTTTTAAG CATGCCATCCACCTGGATGATGTGGCCAAGAAGGAGAACAGCTCCACCCACCAATTCGTCCACAGCTTCCCGTTGTCAGAGCCAGCCGGCTGGCTCAGCAGATACATCTACATCCTGACT GTGTCCTGCTACAGTTTTCCTTTGGGTGCTAGTGGCAGTGACATCGAAGA CGTGGCTGTGGTTTGGTCCAAGTGCACCTTCTTCACCTTCTTCAGCACGTGGCCCGTCCTCTCGCTGATTGTCATCCGGTTGGCTGAGAGGCTACAACTACCAGTACATCGAG GCTGTCCTGTCGTCTCACTCCTCCCCTGTTTGATCCACATGGACTCGGCCATCTCCCACCACAACAAGCTGCAGACTGCTCACACCTCT caggacaacgaccccaaacacacagccaaagtCATTAGGAACTATCTTCAgtgtaaagaagaacaagaagtactggaagtgatggtaCGGCCCCCACAGAGCTCTGATCTTAACATCATCGAAtgtgtctgggattacatgaagagacagaaggggTTGAGGAAGCCTGTatccacagaaaatctgtg TTTAAGGACCCGCTGCCTTGATCTTCTGGGCTTCCAGCAGTTTATGGAAGACAGTgaaatgacctctgacctgatgGACGAGGGAAAGGAGCTGAACCGCCAGG GTCAGTAA